The following proteins come from a genomic window of Frankia casuarinae:
- a CDS encoding type II secretion system F family protein, producing the protein MSVLLMLLGVGAGVGLWALVVWLFPPRPSLDEVLARLNPTPAPPAAPTTVPAEQDGWAVRMGRPFVGLLRAAGLPTVALRRDLATLGRSPEAHLAEKATAAVAGLLFPSVVGLAFAAGGRPFPWAVPVAVALLLGVVGFLLPDLTVKAEADRQRRAFRYALSAYLSLIQVLLAGGAGVETALTDAANVGNGWPFAAIRRALRTARETRISPWVALGQLGAELQISELTELADAVALAGTEGARVRQSLDAKAAALRVRQAQDAEADANAATERMSIPGVLIAIGFILFVFYPALTQITRSL; encoded by the coding sequence ATGAGTGTGCTGCTGATGCTGCTCGGCGTCGGGGCCGGGGTCGGCCTGTGGGCGCTGGTGGTCTGGCTGTTCCCGCCTCGGCCTTCCCTGGACGAGGTCCTCGCCCGGCTCAACCCCACCCCCGCACCGCCTGCCGCCCCGACGACGGTGCCGGCGGAGCAGGACGGGTGGGCCGTGCGGATGGGCCGGCCGTTCGTCGGCCTGCTGCGCGCCGCCGGCCTGCCCACCGTGGCACTGCGCCGGGACCTGGCCACGCTGGGTCGTTCCCCCGAGGCCCATCTCGCGGAGAAAGCCACCGCCGCGGTGGCCGGCCTGCTGTTTCCCTCGGTGGTGGGGCTGGCGTTCGCGGCGGGCGGCCGGCCGTTTCCGTGGGCGGTGCCGGTCGCGGTCGCCCTGCTGCTCGGCGTTGTCGGGTTTTTGCTGCCCGACCTGACCGTGAAAGCGGAGGCCGACCGGCAGCGCCGGGCCTTCCGGTACGCCCTGTCGGCGTACCTGTCGCTGATCCAGGTGCTGCTCGCCGGCGGCGCCGGGGTCGAGACCGCGCTGACCGACGCGGCGAACGTGGGCAACGGCTGGCCGTTCGCGGCGATCCGCCGCGCGCTGCGCACCGCCCGCGAAACCCGGATCAGCCCCTGGGTGGCACTCGGCCAGCTGGGTGCGGAGCTTCAGATCTCCGAACTGACCGAGCTTGCCGACGCGGTCGCGCTCGCCGGGACCGAAGGAGCCCGCGTCCGCCAGTCTCTGGACGCGAAGGCCGCCGCGCTGCGGGTCCGCCAGGCCCAGGACGCCGAAGCCGACGCCAACGCCGCGACCGAACGGATGAGCATTCCCGGTGTCCTGATCGCGATCGGTTTCATCCTGTTTGTCTTCTACCCGGCCCTGACCCAGATCACCCGATCCCTATAA
- a CDS encoding 2'-5' RNA ligase family protein, giving the protein MSEHDPVHDDWERFRVLPSMTNHWDRPGWTPGRRSFHWFLTFDSAALRDLAATCQQQLRDLDCLDPVPAGGLHLTVRRLAFTDEIAPATLATVTRRVAERCRDRPAFRLRVGPLAGSSGAVRFTVTPWEALVRLRDAVDDSSAACGLPAVKQPFRPHVGIAYCNRDTPAEPIIRRVAGLRDLPPAEVSVADLRLVRLYRDGRTYRWDTVTVVPLSA; this is encoded by the coding sequence GTGAGCGAGCACGACCCGGTCCACGACGACTGGGAACGCTTCCGCGTCCTGCCCTCCATGACCAACCACTGGGACCGGCCCGGCTGGACCCCAGGTCGGCGCAGCTTCCACTGGTTCCTGACGTTCGACAGCGCCGCGCTGCGTGACCTCGCCGCGACCTGCCAACAACAGCTACGCGACCTCGACTGTCTCGACCCGGTGCCCGCCGGCGGGCTGCACCTCACCGTGCGTCGGCTCGCGTTCACCGACGAGATCGCCCCCGCCACCCTCGCCACGGTCACCCGCCGGGTCGCCGAACGGTGCCGTGACCGGCCGGCGTTCCGGCTAAGGGTCGGACCGCTGGCTGGATCGAGCGGCGCGGTCCGCTTCACCGTCACCCCCTGGGAAGCCCTGGTCCGACTGCGGGACGCCGTCGACGACTCGTCAGCCGCCTGTGGCCTGCCCGCCGTCAAGCAGCCTTTCCGTCCACACGTTGGCATCGCCTACTGCAACCGCGACACGCCCGCAGAGCCGATCATCCGCCGGGTCGCGGGGCTGCGTGACCTGCCCCCGGCCGAGGTCTCCGTGGCCGATCTTCGGCTGGTGCGGCTGTACCGCGACGGCCGGACCTATCGGTGGGACACCGTCACCGTCGTCCCGCTGAGCGCGTAG
- a CDS encoding CpaF family protein — protein sequence MTVPSWPDPRRPASGNGAGRPGPFLPWTGGGGGPSAPTDLPGRASGSAADALRVRLRDGLRAALARRLRADEEAGSPPLTAQAREAFALSVLVDLTEAHTTAELARGAGVLSPEDEQRVLHEVLAEVLGLGGLEPLLADPSIENININGDRVFIRRADGSRHRLPAITDSDAQLVGLIRDLAAHAGVEERRWDRGAPMVNFHLADKSRVFAVMAVTQRPSVSIRRHRFRHVTLAALRANGTIDYGLEALLAALVAARKNIVVAGGTAIGKTTMLLALADQIPPHERLVTVEDVYELGLDTDAQAHPDVVAMQVREPNTEGEGAISASDLVRAALRMSPDRVIVGEVRGPEVIPMLNAMSQGNDGSMTTLHSSTSRGVFTRLASYAVQGPERLPVEATNLLIASAIHVVVHLAEPRGERGRRVVSSVREVVDADGTQVITNELYRPGPDRRALPAAPPTGELLDDLIDVGFDPDVLSRGWWG from the coding sequence ATGACCGTCCCGTCCTGGCCCGACCCCCGCCGCCCGGCGTCCGGTAACGGCGCGGGCAGGCCCGGTCCGTTTCTTCCCTGGACCGGTGGCGGTGGGGGTCCGTCCGCGCCGACCGATCTTCCGGGCCGTGCCTCGGGGTCGGCGGCCGACGCCCTGCGTGTCCGGCTCCGGGACGGGCTGCGGGCCGCGCTCGCCCGCCGGCTGCGCGCGGACGAGGAGGCAGGCTCCCCGCCGCTGACCGCGCAGGCGCGGGAGGCGTTCGCGCTGTCCGTGCTTGTGGATCTGACCGAGGCGCACACCACCGCCGAGCTGGCCCGCGGTGCGGGGGTCCTGTCACCCGAGGACGAGCAGCGCGTCCTCCACGAGGTCCTCGCCGAAGTCCTCGGACTCGGCGGCCTCGAACCGTTGCTCGCCGACCCGTCGATCGAGAACATCAACATCAACGGGGATCGGGTGTTCATCCGCCGGGCCGACGGCAGCCGACACCGGCTACCAGCGATCACCGACTCGGACGCCCAGCTGGTCGGCCTGATCCGGGACCTGGCCGCGCACGCCGGGGTCGAGGAACGGCGCTGGGACCGCGGCGCCCCCATGGTCAACTTCCACCTGGCCGACAAGAGCCGCGTGTTCGCGGTCATGGCGGTCACCCAGCGGCCGTCAGTGAGTATTCGCCGGCACCGGTTCCGCCACGTCACCCTCGCGGCGCTGCGCGCGAACGGCACGATCGACTACGGGCTGGAAGCGCTGCTGGCCGCGCTGGTAGCGGCGCGGAAGAACATCGTGGTCGCCGGGGGCACGGCGATCGGGAAGACCACGATGCTGCTCGCATTGGCCGACCAGATCCCACCGCACGAGCGGCTGGTGACCGTCGAGGACGTCTACGAGCTCGGGCTGGACACCGACGCGCAGGCCCATCCGGACGTGGTCGCGATGCAGGTCCGCGAACCCAACACCGAAGGCGAAGGCGCGATCTCCGCGTCCGACCTGGTCCGGGCCGCGCTGCGGATGTCTCCGGACCGGGTGATCGTCGGGGAGGTCCGCGGGCCTGAGGTCATTCCGATGCTCAACGCGATGTCCCAGGGCAACGACGGTTCGATGACCACGCTGCACTCCTCGACCAGCCGCGGCGTCTTCACGAGGTTGGCCAGCTACGCCGTCCAGGGCCCGGAACGACTTCCCGTCGAGGCGACGAACCTGCTGATCGCCAGCGCGATCCACGTGGTGGTGCACCTCGCCGAACCCCGAGGCGAACGCGGCCGACGGGTCGTGTCCAGCGTCCGGGAGGTCGTCGACGCCGACGGCACCCAGGTGATCACCAACGAGCTGTACCGACCGGGACCCGACCGGCGCGCCCTGCCGGCGGCACCGCCGACCGGGGAACTGCTCGACGACCTGATCGACGTGGGGTTCGACCCGGACGTGCTGTCCCGGGGGTGGTGGGGATGA
- a CDS encoding MinD/ParA family ATP-binding protein — MIIAVGSLKASPGATTLALALADRWPADAGDPLLVEADPAGGDLGARFGLLAGSRGLVTLAAAGRRGGGQRSAADHAHELPGGLAVIPAPAGAEQASHVLGELDGGGWSLLWSAARSGVRTVIVDCGRLDPRSPAGPALRAADVLLLVVRARDDELAHLAARMHVVQGWAVPAWYVVVVAQPHRSADYRVREIARVLGSRVLGPVPYDATAAGVLAGRRQTRTGIGRSKLGRTVAGMADYLAATVPVGPERPALVPGGFDGRAALPPTRAVRR; from the coding sequence GTGATCATCGCTGTGGGGTCGTTGAAGGCGTCGCCGGGTGCGACGACGCTGGCACTCGCGCTGGCGGACCGTTGGCCCGCGGACGCCGGAGACCCCCTTCTGGTAGAGGCCGATCCCGCTGGCGGCGATCTGGGCGCGCGGTTCGGACTGCTGGCGGGCAGCCGTGGGCTGGTCACGCTCGCCGCTGCCGGCCGTCGCGGCGGCGGGCAGCGCTCCGCGGCGGACCACGCCCACGAGCTGCCCGGTGGTCTTGCGGTCATCCCCGCGCCGGCGGGCGCCGAGCAGGCCAGCCACGTGCTCGGCGAGCTCGACGGTGGGGGCTGGTCGCTGCTGTGGTCGGCGGCGCGGTCCGGCGTACGGACGGTGATTGTGGACTGCGGTCGGCTCGATCCGCGGTCGCCCGCGGGGCCGGCGCTGCGGGCGGCCGATGTGCTGTTGCTCGTCGTGCGCGCGCGAGATGACGAGCTGGCGCATCTGGCGGCGCGGATGCACGTGGTGCAGGGCTGGGCGGTGCCGGCCTGGTATGTGGTCGTCGTCGCCCAGCCGCACCGGTCCGCGGACTACCGGGTCCGTGAGATTGCCCGGGTGCTGGGTTCGCGGGTGCTGGGCCCGGTGCCGTATGACGCCACGGCCGCGGGGGTGCTCGCCGGCCGTCGCCAGACCCGCACCGGGATCGGCCGGTCGAAGCTTGGCCGGACGGTGGCGGGCATGGCGGACTATCTCGCCGCCACGGTGCCGGTCGGCCCGGAGCGCCCGGCACTGGTGCCGGGCGGGTTCGACGGCCGGGCCGCGTTGCCGCCGACGAGGGCGGTGCGGCGATGA
- a CDS encoding TadE/TadG family type IV pilus assembly protein — translation MTGEPTCARRGPDRGSATAELVLILPALLLMLLFLVLCYRVSDAKLRIADVAHQAARAASIARTPAQAVTDARSTAQTALASAGVTCQDLTVDTDTAGLAPGALVRVTVTCTARLDDLAMLGTPGSATLHASSTSPVDIYGDQLGQAP, via the coding sequence GTGACCGGCGAACCCACGTGTGCCCGTCGTGGCCCTGACCGGGGGTCGGCCACTGCCGAGCTCGTGCTGATCCTACCGGCCCTGCTGCTCATGCTGCTGTTCCTCGTGCTCTGCTACCGGGTCTCGGACGCGAAGCTGCGCATCGCCGACGTCGCCCACCAAGCCGCCCGCGCGGCCTCCATCGCCCGCACCCCCGCCCAGGCGGTCACCGACGCGCGCAGCACCGCGCAGACCGCGCTGGCCAGCGCCGGGGTCACCTGCCAGGACCTGACGGTCGACACTGACACGGCCGGGTTGGCGCCGGGCGCGCTGGTGCGGGTGACCGTGACGTGCACGGCCCGGCTGGACGATCTCGCGATGCTAGGCACCCCGGGCAGCGCAACCCTGCATGCGAGCTCCACCTCACCGGTGGACATCTATGGCGATCAGCTGGGACAGGCGCCGTGA
- a CDS encoding type II secretion system F family protein — translation MTGVFGLLGLGVGAGLLLIVYGWRGVSDEEEAPRPARRPWAWPWRTDPRFGRWAAASVAAGIVAGAVTGWVVGGLLIALAVYGLPRMLGPDRDQARQVARTQGIAVWAEQLRDTLAAAAGLEQAILATAQTAPAAIRSEIALLAARIERRERLGPALRGLADDLDDPLADLVIGALILASEHQARQLSGLLGQLAATARAQVDMLGRIEVGRARMRTTMRVVVVTSIVFAGGLVVFNRPFLDPYSTAAGQLVLLAIGAIFAAGFVWLRRMARIENTGRFLDQDDPAPQAAGMIPATVGRESR, via the coding sequence ATGACCGGCGTGTTCGGGCTGCTCGGTCTGGGTGTCGGCGCCGGTCTGCTGCTGATCGTCTACGGCTGGCGCGGCGTGTCCGACGAGGAGGAGGCGCCCCGCCCGGCGCGCAGGCCGTGGGCGTGGCCGTGGCGGACCGATCCGCGGTTCGGCCGGTGGGCCGCCGCGTCGGTCGCCGCGGGGATCGTGGCCGGGGCGGTCACCGGCTGGGTCGTCGGCGGGCTGCTGATCGCCCTGGCGGTATACGGGCTGCCGCGGATGCTGGGCCCGGACCGGGACCAGGCCCGCCAGGTCGCCCGCACCCAGGGCATCGCGGTCTGGGCCGAGCAGCTACGCGACACCCTCGCGGCTGCGGCCGGTCTGGAGCAGGCGATCCTGGCCACCGCGCAGACCGCGCCGGCCGCGATCCGCAGCGAGATCGCGCTGCTGGCCGCGCGGATCGAACGCCGCGAACGCCTCGGCCCGGCGCTGCGCGGCCTCGCCGACGACCTGGACGACCCGCTGGCCGACCTGGTGATCGGCGCGCTGATCCTCGCCAGCGAGCACCAGGCCCGCCAACTGTCCGGACTGCTCGGCCAGCTCGCCGCTACCGCCCGAGCCCAGGTCGACATGCTGGGCCGCATCGAGGTCGGCCGGGCCCGGATGCGCACCACGATGCGGGTCGTCGTCGTGACCAGCATCGTGTTCGCCGGCGGGCTGGTCGTGTTCAACCGGCCCTTCCTGGACCCCTACAGCACGGCCGCGGGCCAGCTGGTCCTACTCGCCATCGGCGCGATTTTCGCTGCGGGGTTTGTCTGGCTTCGCCGCATGGCACGGATCGAGAACACTGGCCGATTCCTTGACCAGGACGATCCGGCGCCGCAGGCCGCGGGAATGATCCCCGCGACGGTGGGGCGGGAGTCCCGATGA
- a CDS encoding TadE family protein: MTVEMIFVLPLLFTVVLLLAQVTVWAHARHIAQATASRALVAARADGGSAAAGEEQAQATLDQLGRSSLTGPEVTVTREGEQATVHVHGTAASVIPGLRLGIDADAAGPVEQRRPEAP, translated from the coding sequence CTGACCGTCGAGATGATATTCGTGCTGCCGCTGCTGTTCACGGTCGTGCTGCTGCTCGCGCAGGTCACGGTCTGGGCGCACGCCCGTCACATCGCGCAGGCCACCGCCAGCCGTGCGCTGGTCGCCGCCCGCGCCGACGGCGGCAGCGCCGCCGCCGGCGAAGAACAGGCGCAGGCGACCCTCGATCAGCTTGGCCGGTCCAGCCTCACCGGTCCCGAGGTCACCGTCACCCGCGAGGGCGAGCAGGCGACTGTCCATGTCCACGGCACCGCCGCGAGCGTCATCCCTGGGCTTCGCCTCGGGATCGACGCCGACGCGGCCGGGCCCGTCGAGCAGCGGCGGCCGGAGGCCCCGTGA
- a CDS encoding ATP/GTP-binding protein, with protein MPIADCAYVRSDYQPPAGGVRPASYQPPSAGGLVVRPAVLGSSGLSVRPVASQPGQGPGAWYIYRCASGGERDALYRAPVWIPDAAPGTGPAPDPEALAEQARNQLRLAGPAIGMSPVADQMVRLPTWLWLDPAGWQQVAATAAAGGVSVTAVAKPVAVVWSLGDGGTVTCTGPGTPFPAGADPKSASPDCGYTYTRRSLDEAGGTFAVTAAVRWDVTWAGAGQTGVFPGLTTVSTTAARVIDVPALTTGGG; from the coding sequence TTGCCGATAGCGGATTGCGCGTATGTCCGCAGCGACTATCAGCCGCCCGCGGGCGGCGTGCGGCCCGCCTCCTATCAGCCGCCGTCAGCGGGTGGGCTGGTGGTGCGGCCGGCGGTGCTCGGTTCATCGGGGTTGTCGGTGCGTCCGGTGGCGTCTCAGCCAGGGCAGGGGCCGGGTGCTTGGTACATCTACCGGTGCGCGTCGGGCGGTGAGCGGGACGCGTTGTATCGGGCGCCGGTGTGGATTCCGGACGCGGCGCCGGGCACGGGGCCTGCCCCGGACCCGGAGGCGTTGGCGGAGCAGGCGCGTAACCAGCTGCGGCTGGCTGGCCCGGCGATCGGGATGAGCCCGGTTGCCGATCAGATGGTGCGGCTACCGACATGGCTGTGGCTGGACCCCGCTGGGTGGCAGCAGGTGGCGGCGACGGCAGCGGCGGGTGGGGTGTCGGTGACCGCGGTTGCCAAGCCCGTGGCGGTGGTCTGGTCGCTGGGGGATGGCGGGACGGTGACCTGCACGGGTCCAGGTACGCCGTTTCCGGCCGGGGCCGATCCGAAGAGCGCTTCGCCGGACTGCGGCTACACCTATACCCGCCGGTCGCTGGACGAGGCGGGTGGGACGTTTGCGGTGACGGCGGCGGTGCGCTGGGACGTGACCTGGGCCGGCGCCGGCCAGACAGGGGTGTTCCCGGGGCTGACGACCGTGTCGACAACGGCGGCCCGGGTGATCGATGTTCCCGCGCTGACGACGGGCGGTGGCTGA
- a CDS encoding SAF domain-containing protein, which produces MTAPSSTPRAAGPDRAGRRTGGAPAARLTGGPRRRRRVPYLLLGVVLVVGCAAAGLVAGARVGSREPVLVLARPVTVGHVLAAEDVREVRISADGVDTIPAGDRDSVLGKPVAYSLPAGTVLSRAAVGAAQVPPPGEAIAAVALKAGQFPTGLAPGSRVTVVVAPATSAVATAPAGSARSWPATVVAVVAADTEQTTVVSLQLAEADAHALAAAPAGQIGVVTINGTGG; this is translated from the coding sequence GTGACGGCTCCGTCCTCGACGCCGCGTGCGGCGGGTCCGGACCGCGCCGGCCGGCGGACAGGTGGTGCTCCGGCTGCCCGGCTGACGGGCGGTCCGCGGCGCCGCCGCCGGGTTCCGTATCTACTGCTGGGTGTGGTGCTGGTGGTGGGCTGCGCCGCCGCCGGTCTGGTCGCGGGTGCGCGGGTGGGGTCGCGGGAGCCGGTGCTGGTGCTGGCCCGGCCCGTGACGGTCGGCCATGTCCTGGCCGCCGAGGACGTGCGGGAGGTGCGGATCTCCGCCGACGGCGTCGACACCATCCCGGCCGGCGACCGGGACAGCGTCCTCGGTAAGCCGGTCGCCTACAGCCTGCCCGCCGGCACCGTGCTCAGCCGCGCGGCGGTCGGGGCCGCGCAGGTCCCGCCGCCCGGGGAGGCGATCGCGGCGGTCGCGTTGAAGGCCGGCCAGTTCCCCACCGGTCTGGCACCCGGCTCGCGGGTGACGGTCGTGGTCGCTCCCGCCACTAGCGCGGTAGCGACCGCGCCCGCCGGCAGCGCCCGGTCGTGGCCGGCGACGGTCGTGGCCGTGGTGGCGGCGGACACCGAGCAGACGACGGTGGTCTCTCTCCAGCTCGCCGAGGCCGACGCCCACGCGTTGGCGGCGGCCCCGGCCGGACAGATCGGCGTCGTCACGATCAACGGAACCGGCGGGTGA